A genomic stretch from Dama dama isolate Ldn47 chromosome 10, ASM3311817v1, whole genome shotgun sequence includes:
- the GAL3ST4 gene encoding galactose-3-O-sulfotransferase 4 produces the protein MGLLSPTRTMRLWGPRGLGVALGVFMTIGFALQLWGGPFQRRLPGLQLRHFWASSPGPAAPSCPPRQRLVFLKTHKSGSSSVLSLLHRYGDRHGLRFALPARYQFGYPRLFQASRVKGYRPQSGDTQPPFHILCHHMRFNLKEVLQVMPSDSFFFSIVRDPAALARSAFSYYKSASSAFRKAPSLAAFLANPRAFYRPGARGDHYARNLLWFDFGLPFPPDMRTKRGNPHVSRDPNPPQLPSGAGPPAHTLDPNALFHPVPTVADGHSQRSSPASLDLGSSSFIQWNLAWLDSVFDLVLVAEYFDESLVLLADALCWGLDDVVGFMHNAQAGGGQDGSTIDDGGLTTEDRQLTARARAWNNLDWALYVHFNRSLWARIKQYGQSRLESAVAELRARREALAKHCLVGGEALDPKYITDRRFRPFQFGSGKVLGYVLRSGLSLQDQEECERLATPELQYKDKLDAKQFPPTVSLLLKTSRRPSP, from the exons ATGGGCCTTCTGTCTCCCACCAGGACCATGCGCCTCTGGGGGCCCCGGGGCCTGGGGGTGGCTCTGGGAGTCTTCATGACCATCGGATTTGCCCTCCAGCTCTGGGGGGGTCCCTTCCAGAGGAG GCTACCCGGGCTGCAGCTCCGACATTTCTGGGCCTCATCCCCGGGACCAGCTGCTCCATCGTGCCCGCCGCGGCAGCGCCTTGTGTTTCTGAAGACACATAAATCCGGGAGCAGCTCTGTGCTGAGTCTGCTTCACCGCTATGGGGACCGACACGGGCTGCGCTTTGCCCTCCCTGCCCGCTACCAGTTTGGCTACCCAAGACTTTTCCAGGCCTCTCGGGTCAAAGGCTACCGCCCTCAGAGTGGAGACACCCAGCCCCCTTtccacatcctctgtcatcacatgAGGTTCAACCTGAAAGAG gTACTTCAGGTCATGCCTTCTGACagcttcttcttttccattgtCCGAGACCCAGCGGCTCTGGCCCGCTCTGCCTTCTCCTACTATAAATCCGCGTCATCGGCCTTCCGCAAAGCACCATCCTTGGCTGCCTTCTTGGCCAATCCTCGAGCCTTCTACCGACCTGGGGCCCGGGGGGACCACTACGCGCGCAACTTGCTATGGTTTGACTTtggcctccccttccccccagatATGAGGACCAAGAGAGGGAATCCACATGTCTCCAGAGACCCCAACCCTCCCCAGTTACCTTCTGGTGCTGGCCCTCCAGCCCACACCCTGGATCCCAATGCTCTCTTCCATCCTGTTCCCACTGTTGCTGATGGTCACAGCCAGAGGTCCAGCCCTGCCTCTTTAGATTTGGGGTCTTCATCCTTCATCCAGTGGAATCTGGCCTGGCTGGACTCTGTCTTTGACCTGGTCTTGGTGGCTGAGTACTTTGATGAGTCACTGGTCCTGCTGGCAGATGCGCTGTGCTGGGGTCTAGATGATGTGGTAGGCTTTATGCACAATGCCCAAGCTGGAGGTGGGCAGGACGGAAGCACCATTGACGATGGTGGACTGACCACTGAGGACAGGCAGCTGACTGCCCGGGCACGAGCCTGGAACAACTTGGACTGGGCTCTCTATGTTCACTTCAACCGAAGTCTGTGGGCCCGGATAAAGCAATATGGCCAGAGCCGGCTGGAGAGTGCTGTGGCGGAGCTCCGGGCTCGCCGAGAGGCCCTGGCTAAACACTGTCTGGTCGGGGGTGAGGCTTTAGACCCCAAGTACATCACTGACCGGCGATTCCGCCCTTTCCAGTTTGGGTCAGGTAAGGTTTTGGGTTATGTGCTCCGAAGTGGGCTGAGCCTCCAAGACCAGGAGGAGTGTGAGCGCCTGGCTACCCCCGAGCTGCAGTACAAGGATAAGCTAGATGCCAAGCAGTTCCCCCCAACAGTCTCTCTACTCCTCAAGACTTCAAGGCGACCCTCCCCCTAG
- the TRAPPC14 gene encoding trafficking protein particle complex subunit 14: MESQCDYSMYFPAVPLPPRAELAGDPGRYRALPRRNHLYLGETVRFLLVLRCRGGAGSGAGGGPGLGSRGAWAELATALAALASVSAGGGAPGGGGSGDQDPEPPGGGDPGGGGLFRGCSPLLTHGPGPATSGGATTLPVEEPIVSTDEVIFPLTVSLDRLPPGTPKAKIVVTVWKREVEAPEVRDQGYLRLLQTRSPGETFRGEQSAFKAQVSTLLTLLPPPVLKCRQFTVAGKHLTVLKVLNSSSQEEISVWDIRILPNFNASYLPVMPDGSVLLVDNVCHQSGEVSMGSFCRLPGTSGCFPCPLSALEEHNFLFQLRGGEQPPPGAKEGLEVPLIAVVQWSTPKLPFTQSIYTHYRLPSIRLDRPCFVMTASCESPVRTYERFTVTYTLLNNLQDFLAVRLVWTPEHAQAGKQLCEEERRAMQAALDSIVCHTPLNNLGFSRKGSALTFSVAFQALRTGLFELSQHMKLKLQFTASVSHPPPEARPLSRKSSPSSPAVRDLVERHQASLGRSQSFSHQQPSRSHLMRSGSVMERRAITPPVASPVGRPLYLPPDKAVLSLDKIAKRECKVLVVEPVK; this comes from the exons ATGGAGTCCCAGTGCGACTACTCGATGTACTTCCCGGCCGTGCCGCTGCCGCCGCGCGCGGAGCTGGCGGGAGACCCGGGCCGGTACCGGGCGCTGCCCCGGCGCAACCACCTCTACCTAGGGGAGACGGTTCGCTTCCTGCTGGTGCTGCGCTGCCGGGGTGGCGCGGGGTCCGGCGCCGGGGGCGGCCCAGGCTTGGGCTCCCGTGGGGCCTGGGCGGAACTGGCGACCGCCCTGGCCGCCCTGGCCTCGGTCAGCGCCGGAGGCGGGGCGCCCGGGGGCGGTGGCTCGGGCGACCAGGACCCCGAACCCCCGGGGGGCGGGGACCCTGGCGGTGGGGGGTTGTTTCGAGGCTGCAGCCCCCTCCTCACCCACGGCCCGGGCCCTGCTACCTCAGGGGGAGCGACCACG CTGCCTGTGGAGGAACCAATTGTGTCCACAGATGAGGTCATCTTCCCACTCACCGTTTCACTGGATAGACTGCCCCCAGGGACACCTAAGGCCAAG ATTGTAGTGACCGTGTGGAAGCGGGAGGTTGAGGCACCAGAGGTCAGAGATCAAGGCTACCTGCGCTTGCTGCAGACCCGATCTCCTGGGGAGACCTTCAGGGGCGAGCAGAGCGCTTTCAAGGCCCAAG TGAGCACCCTGCTGACTCTGCTGCCCCCTCCGGTTCTGAAGTGCCGCCAGTTCACTGTGGCTGGAAAACACTTGACCGTGCTCAAGG TGCTGAACAGCTCCTCCCAGGAGGAAATTTCTGTCTGGGATATCCGCATTCTCCCAAACTTCAATGCCAGTTATCTACCTGTCATGCCCGACGGCTCTGTGCTGCTGGTGGACAATGTCTG TCACCAATCTGGGGAAGTCTCCATGGGCTCCTTCTGTCGGCTCCCTGGTACCTCTGGCTGCTTCCCCTGCCCACTTAGTGCCCTGGAGGAACATAACTTCCTGTTTCAGCTCAGAGGGGGTGAGCAGCCCCCTCCAGGGGCCAAGGAG GGCCTAGAGGTTCCCCTGATCGCTGTGGTTCAGTGGTCCACGCCGAAGTTGCCCTTCACCCAGAGCATCTATACCCACTACCG CTTGCCCAGCATCCGCCTGGACCGCCCGTGCTTTGTGATGACTGCTTCTTGTGAGTCCCCTGTTCGGACCTATGAGCGTTTCACTGTTACCTATACGCTGCTCAACAATCTCCAAGACTTCCTTGCTGTAAGGCTCGTGTGGACCCCGGAGCATGCCCAGGCTG GAAAGCAGCTGTGTGAGGAGGAGCGCCGGGCCATGCAGGCAGCCCTGGACTCCATCGTCTGCCACACACCCCTCAACAACCTCGGCTTCTCCCGGAAGGGCAGCGCGCTCACCTTCAGTGTGGCCTTCCAGGCTCTGCGGACCGGGCTCTTCGAG CTGAGCCAGCACATGAAACTGAAGCTGCAGTTCACTGCCAGCGTGTCCCACCCGCCGCCCGAGGCCCGGCCCCTCTCTCGCAAGAGCAGCCCCAGCAGCCCTGCTGTCCGGGACTTGGTGGAGAGGCACCAGGCCAGCCTGGGCCGCTCTCAGTCCTTCTCCCACCAACAGCCCTCCCGTAGCCACCTCATGAG GTCGGGCAGTGTGATGGAGCGCCGGGCCATCACGCCCCCCGTGGCCTCCCCTGTTGGCCGGCCCCTCTACCTGCCCCCGGACAAGGCTGTGCTCTCTCTGGACAAGATCGCCAAACGCGAGTGCAAGGTCCTGGTGGTGGAGCCGGTCAAGTAG